A segment of the Saccharococcus thermophilus genome:
GTAATATCCTTGCCGATGCGTTCCGAGTACTCTTTAAACAGTTTATTGACGGTTGTACGGTCCAAACGTTTATTGCGATTGCTAACAAAAAGGTATTCACTATCAATTCCTTTTTCTTTCCGTTCCTTCAACCATGACTGGAGAGCGGATTTAACCTTGTCGTTCATAAATACCACTCGATACTTATCTCCTTTGCCGCTTCTTACCGTGATTTCTCTGGAAACAAGGTTGAAATCGCTCATTTTTAGGTTGAGCGCCTCGGAAATCCGCAATCCGGCATACGCCAAAAGCGTAACTAACGCATAATTGCGTTTATTGCCGCTATCCAGTACCAATTGCCGGAATTTCTCGACATCTTTTAGTTCCACTTTGGCCAACGAAGCGTATTGTTGTTGCACCTTCATGTAGTCCTTTTTTGTTAGGACCATATCCCGCTGCACTTTCGTTTCGATCAAAAACTCATTGAATTTGACCAAAGCATTTAACTTCGTATTGATCGTCTTCGGCTTGGCATTTTTGACGGTTCGCAGGAAGGAAATGTACTCTTGGACGTTTTCGCGATGAAGCTGTTTAAATTCCACTCCTTTAGATTCATCAAACCATTTCAAAAATCCTGACACCGACTGCAAATAGCCTTTAATGGTATTTTCGCTTTTCCCTTCTTCCCGTAAATATTGTTCGAATTGTTCCAGCATTCCCCTCACCTTTGTAAACTATGTTGAATTTATTTTGCGCACTTTATTTATAAACTATGTTGAATTTTACAATTAAATATTATCATCATCACCATCACTATTCAACATAGTTTATATTATGTTGAATTATTTTTTAGCGGCTTTGGCGAATAAAGTTGCGGATATCATAAGCTTCATCAGGAAAGAAAATATTTCCGTTGCAGGATACCTACCACCACCAATAGAATGATTAACATAACAGCGTTATAACGGGAGGTAAGCGTCATGACAGATGATATAAACGAAGGACAAATATTGATGGGGCCCAGCGACGTATGTGCCTTGCTCGGCATAAAGGAGTCCACCTTGAGAAAGTATGCCCTCATCCTCCAAGACGCGGGGTACAAGTTCCACGTCAACGACAAGGGACAGCGGGGATACTTTCAAAACGACGTTATAGTTCTAAAGCGGTTCATGGAGATAAAACAAAGCAGCGATATGACGCTCGAACAAGCGGCGGAAGCAGTAATGGCATGGGTTCGGCAATCTAATATGGCGGTCAGCGTTATAGAGAAAAAAACGGAATCGGAGCGTTATAACGATGATATACAAGCGCTAAAAGAAATGGTCGCCAAACAGAACGAGTTGCTAAAAGAACTCATGATGAGGCTGGATCAGCAACAAAAATACATAGAGGAAAACCTAAAGAAAAGGGATGAACTTCTTATGCAGTCCCTAAAGGAGTCCATGGAGACACGCAAAATGATCGCGGCGGCCAAAGAGGAAGAAGGGAAAAAGAAAGGGTTTTGGGCCCGTCTGTTTGGTAAATAAGTCTGTTCATCAAATTGATGAATAGTTAGGGTCTGGAATCCGCAAATTGCGGACTCGCATCAAATACCATAACGGTGATATAACGCTATAAGCGACACAATTAAAGAGGGTGTCCCCAAAGTTGAGGACACCCTTAAAATTTAGGAGAAAATATCGGAGCAGAGCAAGGCGAATATCGCCCGATTATCGTAGTATCCAATGTTTGCCGTTATCCGAGTAAATTCGCTTCGGCTTTCCGTATCGAAGCAGCGCTTCTTTGGTCACGATCCGCAACCCGTCAAATTTCTCGGAAGAGAAAAACTGAGCGTACGGCACGACCCGCGAGCAGTCATCGATATAGGCAATCAAAAACGTTTTTTGCGCTTTTCCGTTCACACGAATATACGGACCGTGAGACAAATCCCCCTGCCACAATTCATTGACCTGATAGTACGCGAAATGTTTTCCTTCCGACCTTTTCTATTTAGAGGAAATTTTTTATTTCTTCTCGCATAATCAGCTCTAAGTAAAATGCTTCACACAAAATTTTATACATCATCTT
Coding sequences within it:
- a CDS encoding tyrosine-type recombinase/integrase, whose protein sequence is MLEQFEQYLREEGKSENTIKGYLQSVSGFLKWFDESKGVEFKQLHRENVQEYISFLRTVKNAKPKTINTKLNALVKFNEFLIETKVQRDMVLTKKDYMKVQQQYASLAKVELKDVEKFRQLVLDSGNKRNYALVTLLAYAGLRISEALNLKMSDFNLVSREITVRSGKGDKYRVVFMNDKVKSALQSWLKERKEKGIDSEYLFVSNRNKRLDRTTVNKLFKEYSERIGKDITPHDLRHFFCSHAIHSGMSVHEVANQAGHSNIHTTLLYTNPTKEELIRKMNQL
- a CDS encoding DUF3967 domain-containing protein — translated: MTDDINEGQILMGPSDVCALLGIKESTLRKYALILQDAGYKFHVNDKGQRGYFQNDVIVLKRFMEIKQSSDMTLEQAAEAVMAWVRQSNMAVSVIEKKTESERYNDDIQALKEMVAKQNELLKELMMRLDQQQKYIEENLKKRDELLMQSLKESMETRKMIAAAKEEEGKKKGFWARLFGK